The nucleotide sequence ATCACTTAGCCCTAATTTCACATCAATCAACCATTTTACATAATTGTTAGCTTTTACAATTCTGAAATCACTTCATaattgtcaaattacactagaacaatacccaatttcctagtgtttatcaatttCTACATAAGCCACTAATCACCTATAAGGGTGTTCATGGATTTTGCTAAATTACACATGATTTAAACTCATAAtcgtctagggtttgtccctacaCACGATATTGTTCTTAATCCATCATAAAACAGACATGCAACCATAAAAATCAGAtttttcccaatttcatgagaatttcgagttgagaattttcatcaaattttacataccttgtaatcctcttgtgatgaggatcagtaatctatgctcgatttttgtttttgatcagatTTGGACCTTCAGTTTGGTTGTTTTGTAGATGCTTTAGGGTTTTGGAGAGTGGGGATCGCCCCCTGCTTGTGCTTGTACGACCAGACATCcccaaatggggtgtttggtttgttttgttttttttttatttgttttatcaaATTAAGTTTCATTTTTAACAACATTGGTCCCTCCTCTTTTGTTTAACATTTAGTTTTGGTTATTCTAACCTTATCTCAAGTTAtatctagacttgtagttaactaggttataattcTCCTAGTTATTCATTTTGTTCAAAAACCCgctttattttaagtcccgttaaatctcgAGCCTTTTTATTATACTTCGCTTTCACAAAGTATTCCCCCTCCTTTTAATAAATATAAgacttatttatttaaatcctaatattcaccgggttaattttaccactaacggtattttacccgtttttactattaacgaggtttgattaccaaacccattttcgggatgttacaagtctaccccccttaaagaggtttcgtcctcgaaaccttttctttcGTAATTTATCGAGTTTAACTCCATGCATATGCTCTCGATAATCAATTGAGCATTGCTCATATTTTATTCGATTACTAATATTACCATAAAAATTATGGTAATACCTTTTTAGTTACAAAACATCTACGGGCCTCATTCGACATAAAGCAACTTGAAATAATGTAATTTCGTTATTTCTACTAGTTCaattaacttagcgatatccataTTACCGAACCCTTTGTGAATCCATTACCTTGACCCGTTTAAAGATCTTtggtgaaatctttcacttttagcaacaaatccttttattttcaaatttagtTATTCGGTTCATTTATACCGAATCCACTGCTTACAAGCAaaccaaatttatttaaatgaccttaaccggtctcaccaACTAGACTTATTGGTCCAGTTACTTTCTTCCCTTATTATTTGCTATGGTTTGccttataaggtaaccatttaaaAACTCGTTATCTTTTAGTTAAAAATTTTCATGTATACTGACGCGTACGACATTCATGTGTAAGGCCTCGCGGGCCGTTACTTACTGCTTATAACTCTTAATCTTTATTGACTGAGTTGTAACTTGACCACTCAGTCTCGTTAGTCTTTTAACAGGTTTATCACGCGCTTGTCTTATATTAACAAGCGTTTTGTATTCGTCATGACATTTTTCTTAACTTTGAATAGTTTTGGCGGCTAGCCTAATTTGCCACCGTCACTTCATACCCCGTCACACGGGTATACTAATTTGCCATCTCCGGCCTTACGTGTGTCTAAGATTTTCTAAACCATCTCATACTACTTATGTTTGTTAAAACATTGATTTTGGccaaaaactaaatttttagttTACATTTTCTCCTTGTCTTATATCTTTTTCTCATGTCTAGGAATTTCCGTTTCAAGTTTTATTCCTGACAGTTATTATTTTACACGGAGAATTGTAACCAATTTCCCTTGCTTTAcaatattgacccgtaggtttcTTCACTTAGCCTCATGGGTTatttctttatatgttttaccCCTTTTAAGGTGAGACCCAACAGTTCATCTCTTCCTATTTATGACCCAACGGTCTCCTTGGTCTCGTAGACCTTATCACTACATTTTACCCCGTAGGTTACGATGATCCCATAGATCGTCTTTTATTCACGTCTACATTCATATgtctatttatatatatataactttaaagcatcctttgttatgtttggaatcatTCAATTTTGCTTTTGAACTtggttgaccttgaccgtagtctaaggttcCATTTGTTTACTTTCGGGCTATCTTTCCGACTTTACGACTTCTGacgtcatttacacgtcggtttgtcttacgcttaccgttacccggtttatacttatactcctttacaacccattacccgggttcttttattttaatgtttttaacattttttttcgCTAGTTTGCGTTTTTCCTATATATATTCCTTTATGAGTCATCACGTAGGTTCATTAATGTTTCGCGCTTCCATTATTCGGTTTGCGCTTACTTGCACTACCAAGTTTTTATACTTTATctcgtttgacttgttcgtgtgaaatttCATCACTTATGAACATCAAACTATgttctttattcgacccgttcaacttaaAAATAGTTGAGCGTAGTTATTAACATTTCTGTTTGCAATTTCTCAttgtcttttagtcatgactcatattccgagtcttttgactttctatttcgcgttcccgtctcttggtttacgcattctTTCCAAATCCTACCAATTCATCGGGTATCTTTACCATAATCATTCTCAAGTAACCATTTCTAtatggttttaaacattattttaatttatttggtcgtcttagcgagatccatcgcttttattcgatcaagtcttttattttttttttattcaattcgtttgacttgtccatgtgaatttcatcacttgtgacAGTCAAACTTCCATCTTTATACGTTAGCATTCCTATTAGTCAGTCTGTATTTCCATTTACTttaatctttgtcccttctctcgggctcgttattctaacgtaatacgctcccgtcatccgacttgcgtttacgtttactatcaaacatcttacttgtttgatccatttgggtacctttttaattcgtcccattcaccccgtcccTACAACATCAAATGTAAGTATGGctatcataaaaagttcatgacatcatgtgttcactacttacttggccagagtaagcgatcaacacacgacacacatgaccttttcaTGATTTCCGAactacaccccatgtaagtgacGCCTCTAATCTTTCTATATTCTTGACTTTCATTGGCAACCGTTTATTTAGTTACCATTTAACAGTTATTTGATTTACATGTTTCATTCATGAACATATACAATGTTTTTCCTTTTTATCAAACTAATCtataatcacatttgttaatgTGATTGCTACTTTTCTTAATAGGATTAAattgagagttttccacttggataattacccTAATCCAAGTTTCCATATGAACCAATCTTGTTACTCATTTGTTATTCATCATCATGAATAAcacattttctattaaatttctCTTGGAAATCAGGTTTTCTAAGTTCTGTCATATGAGTATGCAACCGTCATTacttacgtgtttgttgcatattactacttgTGCAATTAAGTCTAAaagtgtgcacctggtaatgcttgccccgatGGGCGTTTCTTGCCTTTAACTTTGTTcacggtcgttacgcgatttagtccttggtgagcatgcttctcttgtcatacttcggaccgttcttCTATCACATCCGTAATTTGTTAAGCTCTCGTTATCCTCATATGCGAATGTCCTTCAACTAAAGCACATACAATGTTAATAGTTTAAATCATTAAAAGATGcctgtattataatacaaggcttttctactatacgcatcaacgcgtgtaatttcattgactatatctattctatatcgactttattggtgtaacgtgtatttACACGATAACTatatgtgttgttctcaacactttaatcatattaAACCATTGGTATACATGTACTTActggatttgcgatcaagcctcgaaccgaacaccaatctttatcaagagcGTCAGGTCTAAGTCCAAGCATAGCTTTCccgccatacttgaatctcttaaaccaaggctctgataccaacttgtaacacccgttcaTATAAACTAAGGTTTAACGTCTCATTTACGAAAAACagtcatgtaattaagattacatatgCATTGAAAATtccgggtttattaaaactttttaaGATTTAAAAAGTCTATAACATATCATGTGTACATTCGTCGTTTAACATAATAACAatacatagtgcggaagcttatttcGTAATCGTGTTGGGTTCTTGCtcgacgcttgatcttcatccgtgcACCCTTGAcgttcacctatgatcaaaaccaacttaaaagttagttttgatagtcaaaTATTTAGTTCATACAAGTACAggggttaaaaatgacaaaaaattaaaaattttcggagttaggggcgtcgcgtgacgcctagggCCTAGGTGTCACGCGAGCCCCCCTTTTTCACAGCAGGTTTCTTCAGCTGTTGCTGAActcgatttcacggaaacggccataacttcttcgttattgatccgttttacgcgattctttttcctacgcgtccataattaaatcctccatcttatggagttaaaacccAACATCCAACTTaataaaatttcagacttttaatcctcggcttattaccctttataccgacttttaacccgtttatgcattttatcaaacaaacctatttatttgattcctatatcTCATATACTTCTTCTAATTAATGTTACCTACTATATTAGGTTCTATTCATAGGTTTATTAgacaatttaaacccgttttcgctcgtatgcttattttgacccgttaaggatatttaagcactttaaagcttaaaatcgctttcattcatttctagcatgTTATTACTACATTTCTCAACAAGTAATCTCCCACTACAACTATATATGTTTTGAGTTTAATGTGGACTTCTATGTGTTCCGAGTTATTACCCCTCGGATTACccttttacggcaaagactcatataaaGCCCTTCGACCAAAGAATTTATGTTTTTCACTATCTAACTTATCCTAAGCATTTATATAATCATAAAACTTATTTCCGAACCACCTTTAAGGGTCGTTCGTCTGAATTAGCTtacaagggcaatttggtcaatttTCATCCTTCTTTAACTACAGGGTCCTTTAAATACTTGATTGACCCAAAATCCGACCCTTCTAACTATAATCTTATTTATAAACCCATGTGCTTCTAAAACACCATGAGCATAATTAAATTTATTCGGTTTACCTTAAAGATAGCCGAATATCTACACTTTAACAttgtctaactcttatagaactCCAAACTCTACATGATGAGTTGTGTTATTaaacatacctggctcggatcaatatattgacccgtttcaataccttGACTTAGTAGCCGCTAAGCAATAGCGATGTGCGTATCCGTTtgatatttattcctataaacaagtaactcgacaaaccattagtcgatattgtcaaagggtgataatttcaccttttgacccgtttatttacCTAGTGATCTTCGTCACTTCCATTAAATGTCAATTTCATATATTATGCTAATTTGAAGCCTAATAACGAAAATACGAATTTAAGCATAATGTAACGGAACCGTAgttacgtacctttaaagcacaccttCCAAGCGTGTATCACCTCCGGCTTGTCCGTTTGACGTTCCGGAttctttgcctaaagagttcagtcataaacatgtttagaactcctttttaAACCATTTGTCGCATGATACACCGAaacatcataattatgcgtttAAACTTCAATTTCGgtttttaagccttctttgaggcgttttcacaaacaccttatgggcagatttttacatgattaaaCATCAAGTCTCTAGTTCATCACTTAGCCCTAATTTCACATCAATCAACCATTTTACATAATTGTTAGCTTTTACAATTCTGAAATCACTTCATaattgtcaaattacactagaacaatacccaatttcctagtgtttatcaatttCTACATAAGCCACTAATCACCTATAAGGGTGTTCATGGATTTTGCTAAATTACACATGATTTAAACTCATAAtcgtctagggtttgtccctagacacgATATTGTTCTTAATCCATCATAAAACAGACATGCAACCATAAAAATCAGAtttttcccaatttcatgagaatttcgagttgagaattttcatcaaattttacataccttgtaatcctcttgtgatgaggatcagtaatctatgctcgatttttgtttttgatcagatTTGGACCTTCAGTTTGGTTGTTTTGTAGATGCTTTAGGGTTTTGGAGAGTGGGGATCGCCCCCTGCTTGTGCTTGTACGACCAGACATCcccaaatggggtgtttggtttgttttgttttttttttatttgttttatcaaATTAAGTTTCATTTTTAACAACATTGGTCCCTCCTCTTTTGTTTAACATTTAGTTTTGGTTATTCTAACCTTATCTCAAGTTAtatctagacttgtagttaactaggttataattcTCCTAGTTATTCATTTTGTTCAAAAACCCgctttattttaagtcccgttaaatctcgGGCCTTTTTATTATACTTCGCTTTCACAAAGTATTCCCCCTCCTTTTAATAAATATAAgacttatttatttaaatcctaatattcaccgggttaattttaccactaacggtattttacccgtttttactattaacgaggtttgattaccaaacccattttcgggatgttacaaaaCTCTCTCTGGTTCTCTCGTGTCTCACTGTGTTCTTTCTTGTGTTTCTTCGTGGTCTCTGTCTTCTGTCCACTGCTGCTTATATAAGGGACATGACGACGAAACAGGCTGGAACTCGACGTAAGTTCATGGACCCGACGAAACTTCTCGGCGAAACTTCAATGTGACGAAACTTTAGGAGTTTCATCAACAACAAATTGGTCAGGAGTTTCGCCATGGGTCTTCAAGGAGTTTCGTCGAACAGCAGGTAAGGAGAGTTTCGTCATGTTCACATGCAGGAGATGTTCTTTGTCATGTTGATATCAGCTATTTCGTCATGAACAAGACAAACAGAGAATAGATTTCTGAATTCACGTTGTTTAAATGCAATCTTCACATGAAATGTCTtcacatgacatcatcatggtgatgtcatgatgatgtcatgatgatgtgtcagCGGGAAACGCTCACGGCTCTTCATGCTTcacgtgtcgaactctggggcgcacgacggaggaatgtcgtgacatcgggcttgagccgaacctaactgAGTCGggtccacataatatgtatcagtACCTCGCATTAACATGGGGAGACACAAGGCTTTGCACAAATACATGGGCGTCAATGTCTCCCAACGTCCTACAAAACCGTGATTAGAAACTCTCATTCAACATATGATTCTTATGACTTCTCAAGTAGTGTGTAATATCAAATTTGAAGATAGGATTCCATTGTAGCAGTTCCCATGACTGTTTTACACTATACTTTTTCATCGGCCGTACAACAACACAAGAAGACAAAGGCCGCCAAAATATGCACAGACATTCTTCCATAACTCCCAGGTAGCTATGAGAAGAACTTTCATATCTAGCATCATCAGGTAGTAAGGGAATTTCTTTAAAATCCTCTTTTGATAAATCATAACAAATAAGGCTCTCACTATCTGCACACCAAGCCAGGCTATCTGCACATTTAGGGTTTagatacgctgcgtattggtcaatacgcagcgtatagggttacctgaatacgctgcgtattggtcaatacgcagcgtatataagtgGTAGGTACACGACCAGACAGTCAAACCTAGTACCATGTCAAATCAGTCTTAAATAgggtgcgtattgatcaatacgcagcgtattgccAGACTGATTTGACCTGATACGATGTTGTCCAGCGCACGTGAATAAAGTAATACGGTGAGTAGGGatcaatacgctgcgtattgacatGCCAGATGAAAGTCTATTTATCCCTCCATTCATGTCTGTTACCCATCATCCGACATATACTTTGCTTTCCTTTTCATATACTTTGCtttccttcatcttcttcttaagtaaattgtttgttttttgttcaaccttgttaaaatgtcatcattttggaaggataattatttcggtaatcgctattctaacgacacatggggatcaaatgctgccaatgaggaggaggaggttgtgtctggagtccctgttgatcaagaaacacagttgccagacttgaacaagactcccactccacctgttgatgaaccaaattacCCGGTGCATCAAGTGTGTCCAGATTACGGATACGGGTATGAATCTCCGTACGTGCAACAAAGTGGATACGGTGCTGAGaatgcacctgttgatgaaccaaattaTCCGGTGCATCAAGTGTGTCCAGATTACGGATACGGGTATGAATCTCCGTACGTGCAACAAAGTGGATACGGTGCTGAGaatgcacctgttgatgaaccatattacccgTCGCAGCCATCGTATCCGGGTTATGGGGTATACGGGGACGAAGGTGGATACGGAAGTTACAGTGGAtacggtggtgatggtggatacgggggtgaaggtggttaCAGTGGATATGGGGGCTACAGTGTATACGACAGTGTATATGATAGATATAGGGATGAAGTTGGATATGGTTATGAGTCCCGTAACACATCACTTTATGAACCATCTACCCCGAGCAATCCATTTCAAGTAAATGAGGTATCATTATTATTATAGTTAAAAAtgatataattataataattattattattgttaaaatactttaattataaatataattataaatattattattattattattattattattattattattattgttgttgttgttgttgttgttaaaaatattataattaattaacaaaataattataagatttagtaaataaacaagttaagaaagttaagttaataaacaatttatttttcttctctaaataaataaattaataaaaaatattttaaataaattagtattgtaaataaataaaagaatcatgaaattgatttttagttaaaatggttagtttaaacctaacttagttagttaaatcatagttaaaatggttagtttaaacctaacttagttagttaaatCATAGTTATATCCTAACTAGGTTAGCATTTAATACAAGggaccactaactgagttagagaactcagttagtccagttaagtgccaaaaacaaaaaaaagtccctgaagtttcaaattttacgaaaatagtccctgaagtttccaaaaattgacaaaacagtccctgaactttcgaaaattgacaaaaatggtccctgaactttcgaaaatggacaaaaatggtccctaaacTTTCAAAAATtggcaaaaatggtccctgaactttcgaaaattgcaaaaatggtccctgaactttcgaaaattgacaaaaatggtccctgaagtttctaaaattgaaaaaaatggtccctaaagtttctgaaattgacaaaaatggtccctaaagtttctaaaattgaaaaaaatggtccctaaagtttctaaaattgaaaaaatggtccctaaagtttctaaaattgaaaaaaatggtccctaaagtttctaaaattgaaaaaatggtccctaaagtttctaaaattgaaaaaaatgggTACAAGAAACGGGAAAGGATAATGGTTacgtaatattattattattattattattattattattattattaacgtaaccttttttagcgtttcatgtctctaactgatttgaagaattgggtacaagaaacGGGAAAGGATAATGGTTACGTAATTGTTACCCGCCGATCAAAAAATATTGGCGGTACTACTGGGATGGTATGGCTTGTGTGCGACCGTAGTGGTGAACACCGTAGTAAAGCAACAGTTAGGAAAGCTGGTAGCAAAAAAATCGGCTGCCCGTTTTCATTACTCGCCATCCGGGACGTGACGAACGACACGTGGGAGTTAAAAGTGGACTGTGCGAACCATAACCACGAACCTACGACGAGTCTGTTGGGCCACGCTTTTGTGCGAAGATTCACTAAAGCCGAATACAAGCTAGTGGAGCAGCTAactgctcaaaacatggagccacgTATCATATTTCAAACCCTAAGAAAGCAGTTCCCCGACAGCCTGCACGTTCAGAAAGACGTGCAAAATGCGGTACAAAAAATTAGAGCGACAATAATGGACGGAAAGAATCCTATTCAGGCACTGGAAAGCCTGCTGCATGACCGCCGATTCATTTACGACACCCGACAAGATCCCAAAACAGATGTCGTAACAGAGATTTTCTTTGTTCATCCTTATTCAATCActatgtggcgtgcattcccgcaCGTGATGTTGATCGACGCGACCTACAAAACAAACCTCTACAACATGCCATTTGTCCAGGTTGTGGGTATGACGTCGACTGGGAAGTCTTTTTGTATCGCACATGCCGTTATTTGTAAGGAACGAAGGGGTAACTACGTGTGGGTGCTTGAGCGGATCAAGTCAATATTGCATGAATGTATGATGCCGCGTGTGATAGTCACGGATAGGGAGCTTGCCCTGATAAACGCGTGTTCTAAAGTATTCCCGAACGCAAAAAGGCTTCTATGCCACTTTCACATCCAACAAAATATAGCTAGAAAGTGCAAGGAAGGGTTCGATAAAGAAGATTGGGGGAAATTTATGTCGTACTGGCGGACATTGTGCGAATCTTCATCAGAGCCCATGTACAAGTACAACTTGGAGAAAATGTATAACCGACTCGTGGTTGCCAACCGAGAAAGTAAGTGTTCCTTCAACAAACGACTCACCCAATCTATTATATTTCACACACGCTTTtacatttcattattttatttttacaggTGTCTATGATTACGTCTACGAAAACTGGCTCAAAGACTATAAAGAAATGTTCGTTTATG is from Helianthus annuus cultivar XRQ/B chromosome 9, HanXRQr2.0-SUNRISE, whole genome shotgun sequence and encodes:
- the LOC110876584 gene encoding PKS-NRPS hybrid synthetase CHGG_01239-like, with the translated sequence MSSFWKDNYFGNRYSNDTWGSNAANEEEEVVSGVPVDQETQLPDLNKTPTPPVDEPNYPVHQVCPDYGYGYESPYVQQSGYGAENAPVDEPNYPVHQVCPDYGYGYESPYVQQSGYGAENAPVDEPYYPSQPSYPGYGVYGDEGGYGSYSGYGGDGGYGGEGGYSGYGGYSVYDSVYDRYRDEVGYGYESRNTSLYEPSTPSNPFQVNERFMSLTDLKNWVQETGKDNGYVIVTRRSKNIGGTTGMVWLVCDRSGEHRSKATVRKAGSKKIGCPFSLLAIRDVTNDTWELKVDCANHNHEPTTSLLGHAFVRRFTKAEYKLVEQLTAQNMEPRIIFQTLRKQFPDSLHVQKDVQNAVQKIRATIMDGKNPIQALESLLHDRRFIYDTRQDPKTDVVTEIFFVHPYSITMWRAFPHVMLIDATYKTNLYNMPFVQVVGMTSTGKSFCIAHAVICKERRGNYVWVLERIKSILHECMMPRVIVTDRELALINACSKVFPNAKRLLCHFHIQQNIARKCKEGFDKEDWGKFMSYWRTLCESSSEPMYKYNLEKMYNRLVVANRESVYDYVYENWLKDYKEMFVYAWTDKCRNFGQRTTNRVESQHANLKRYITRGSSLERIARCIIDIVETQYDEIQKSFTESIEKTMNHHRHRMLDNLRGKVSHEALDLLEKELLRKMDVLRKLNASCGCHMWLSKGLPCACRLENYNRTGRIIQLDEIDVFWRKRNICRLRLRLQPYLHKMISTSITARNKSREWCTSGDLFFLYCLLYKRPCALAYGLAQYFASAHHRQERGILFGGAYVTKIAHSLGYHPENDRGRVGPAAQPKRMGMNTINGMHITKDFPCGKRLKNLDGTQYELKDLPEDFPLIYPPRDPEPPEPHQPVAVFPQPPQPRGPPGAPQFPRHVMPGPDPSHERLLRNVERNNYLLEWVAAALQQQRQHDGLPPLPFIADADWDQHQRSGTEDKLVKALRF